One window of the Rosa rugosa chromosome 3, drRosRugo1.1, whole genome shotgun sequence genome contains the following:
- the LOC133737034 gene encoding exopolygalacturonase-like, whose translation MDQKLMNVLTIFLFLMLAFTTKIQSSVVFDVTSAKYGGKPNSDITKALLNAWTDACASRRESKVLVPRGTYRLKGAIFRGHCKAPIELQVRGTLQAPKHTSQVTSPDTWVGFRYLNRLTLSGGGTFDGRGALSWKQNDCNENKNCKSRVVNIRFDFVNDTIIKDITSLDSKNFHFNVFACHNVTFQHATITAPGESVNTDGIHIARSTMVTVANTSIGTGDDCISIGDGTSQLKFTNVTCGPGHGISIGSLGGHRDEQPVTGVIIKNVTFNNTQNGARIKTWPASYAGLVSDIHYEDITMVNVSNPIIIDQEYCPWNLCNKQIPSKVKISNVSFKNIKGTSTTPLAVNFICSRSVPCENVEIAGIDLTYTGHKGLTNSQCSNVKLATIVNVTKALACGNHPPIITSKNHTKSHTSTISRSKNYQTETKNQTDSVVGNESTRGHHRKYGMV comes from the exons ATGGATCAGAAATTAATGAACGTCTTGACAATATTTTTGTTCTTAATGTTGGCGTTTACAACTAAAATTCAATCCTCTGTCGTCTTTGACGTGACAAGTGCAAAATATGGGGGAAAGCCAAACTCAGACATTACAAAGGCTTTGCTGAATGCTTGGACTGATGCATGTGCATCACGGAGGGAGAGTAAAGTTCTTGTTCCAAGAGGCACCTACAGATTAAAAGGAGCAATTTTCAGAGGTCATTGCAAGGCTCCTATTGAACTTCAGGTCCGAGGCACATTGCAGGCTCCAAAACACACCAGCCAAGTCACATCACCGGATACTTGGGTTGGTTTTCGGTACCTTAATAGGCTCACCTTGTCAGGTGGTGGAACTTTTGATGGCCGTGGAGCACTCTCTTGGAAACAGAACGACTGTAACGAAAACAAAAACTGCAAATCTCGGGTCGTG AACATAAGGTTCGACTTCGTCAACGATACAATAATTAAGGACATAACTTCACTTGACAGCAAGAACTTTCACTTCAACGTTTTCGCCTGCCACAATGTTACTTTCCAACATGCAACCATCACAGCACCCGGAGAGAGTGTTAACACAGACGGTATCCACATTGCACGTTCAACGATGGTCACCGTCGCCAACACGAGCATCGGAACTGGAGACGATTGTATTTCCATCGGTGATGGGACTTCACAACTTAAATTTACCAACGTGACTTGCGGACCAGGCCATGGCATAAGCATTGGAAGCCTCGGAGGGCATCGCGATGAACAACCTGTAACCGGCGTCATAATCAAGAACGTAACATTCAATAATACGCAGAATGGTGCAAGAATCAAGACTTGGCCGGCCTCTTATGCCGGGCTTGTGTCAGATATACACTATGAGGATATTACCATGGTTAATGTCAGCAACCCGATCATTATAGACCAAGAGTACTGCCCATGGAATTTGTGCAACAAGCAGATTCCTTCAAAAGTTAAGATCAGTAATGTGAGCTTCAAGAACATTAAAGGCACGTCCACAACTCCGCTTGCGGTAAATTTTATTTGTAGCAGGAGCGTGCCATGCGAGAATGTGGAGATTGCCGGCATTGATCTCACGTATACTGGACACAAAGGACTAACTAATTCACAATGTTCCAACGTCAAACTGGCGACGATTGTTAACGTGACAAAGGCTCTTGCTTGTGGTAACCATCCACCAATAATTACATCAAAGAACCACACCAAGAGTCATACTTCAACAATTAGTCGATCAAAGAATTACCAGACCGAGACGAAAAACCAGACTGATTCTGTTGTAGGGAATGAGTCAACCAGAGGTCATCATCGTAAGTATGGCATGGTCTGA
- the LOC133739868 gene encoding transcription factor bHLH25-like: MEISSIRGLTELGMEDPFFVNQWHMNSLDELSMLPLSSAFGDNLQQSHCHPILNPKSSTNTSLSSIDRPMKQFKPNNWSPSNHQFASLPNLLSFVNSYNTNQVGVVKPKEETAVCSKNINHFPSDILVSQGLGSFGNQKSSLKASQGTNRISTNTRLSQTQDHIIAERKRREKLSQRFIALSAMVPGLKKTDKASVLGDSIKYIKQLQEKVKTLEEQTRVKKMESVVSVKRSQLIANGDNSSSDDNNSSVSLEETLPEIEARFCDNNVLIRVHCEKRKGVVEKTIAEVEKLQLKLINSSVMTFGSSVLDVTIVAQMEVEFCLSVKDVVKNLRSAFDLFM; this comes from the exons ATGGAGATTTCGTCGATAAGAGGACTAACTGAACTG GGAATGGAGGATCCCTTCTTCGTCAACCAGTGGCACATGAACTCTCTCGATGAGCTCAGCATGCTACCATTATCATCTGCCTTTGGAGATAATTTGCAACAGTCTCACTGCCACCCGATTTTAAACCCTAAATCTTCTACCAATACTTCTCTGAGTTCCATTGATAGACCCATGAAACAGTTCAAACCCAACAACTGGAGTCCATCGAACCACCAGTTTGCTTCCTTGCCAAACCTTCTCTCCTTTGTCAATTCATACAACACAAACCAAGTGGGGGTTGTTAAGCCTAAGGAGGAGACGGCAGTATGTTCAAAGAACATCAACCATTTCCCTTCTGATATATTGGTTTCTCAAGGGCTAGGTTCATTTGGCAACCAAAAATCTTCATTGAAGGCCAGTCAGGGAACAAACAGGATCAGCACAAACACTAGGCTTTCGCAAACTCAAGATCACATAATTGCAGAAAGGAAGCGGCGAGAGAAGCTTAGTCAACGGTTCATTGCTTTATCTGCAATGGTTCCTGGCCTAAAAAAG ACGGACAAGGCTTCTGTTCTAGGAGATTCTATCAAGTACATCAAGCAACTACAGGAGAAGGTAAAGACACTTGAGGAGCAGACGAGAGTGAAAAAGATGGAATCAGTCGTCTCTGTGAAAAGATCACAGCTCATTGCAAATGGTGATAACTCTTCTTCGGACGATAACAACTCCAGTGTTTCATTAGAGGAGACACTGCCAGAAATTGAAGCAAGATTCTGTGACAACAATGTCCTGATAAGAGTTCACtgtgagaaaagaaaaggagttgTTGAAAAAACAATTGCTGAGGTTGAGAAGCTGCAACTAAAATTGATCAATAGCAGTGTCATGACATTTGGTAGTTCTGTTCTTGATGTAACCATTGTTGCTCAG ATGGAAGTGGAATTCTGTCTCTCAGTGAAGGATGTCGTCAAGAATCTACGCTCAGCTTTCGACTTGTTCATGTGA
- the LOC133741139 gene encoding probable glycosyltransferase At5g03795: MYWNANAFHRSYIEMEKQFKVFVYGEGELPLFHNGPCKSIYSMEGNFIHELEVNKQFRTLDPDKAYVYFLPFSVTMLVKYVYVPNSHDFGPIKQTVRDYASLISTKYPFWNRSLAADHFMVACHDWGPEVSKSNDYLGRNSIRVLCNANTSEGFNPSKDVSFPEINLPNGNTHGLIGGPSPRVRTVLAFFAGGLHGPIRPLLLELWENKDQDMMVHQYLPKGVDYYKMMRKSKFCLCPSGFEVASPRVVEAIYTGCVPVLISDHYVAPFGDALNWKSFSVEVSVNDIPNLKRILMSISTSHYLRMQRRLIQVRKHFEFNSPPKRFDVFHMILHSIWLRRLNVRVHDGLPT, encoded by the exons ATGTATTGGAATGCTAATGCATTTCACAG GAGCTATATTGAAATGGAGAAACAGTTCAAGGTGTTTGTGTATGGAGAAGGGGAACTTCCATTGTTTCATAATGGTCCTTGCAAAAGCATATATTCCATGGAGGGGAACTTTATACATGAACTGGAGGTGAATAAGCAATTTCGGACGCTAGATCCTGATAAGGCATATGTTTATTTTCTTCCCTTCAGTGTGACAATGTTGGTTAAGTATGTTTATGTGCCCAACTCACATGATTTCGGTCCAATCAAGCAAACAGTGAGAGACTATGCGAGTCTTATCTCCACCAAGTATCCGTTCTGGAATAGAAGCCTAGCAGCAGATCACTTTATGGTTGCTTGCCATGATTGG GGGCCAGAAGTTTCAAAATCTAATGATTATCTTGGTAGAAACTCGATTAGGGTGCTATGCAATGCGAATACATCTGAAGGCTTCAACCCTTCTAAAGATGTGTCTTTTCCGGAGATCAACCTTCCAAATGGAAACACACATGGTTTAATTGGTGGACCTTCTCCAAGGGTACGAACTGTGCTAGCTTTTTTTGCAGGAGGACTTCATGGCCCTATTAGGCCtctattgttggagttgtgggAGAACAAAGATCAGGACATGATGGTGCACCAGTACCTTCCAAAGGGGGTTGATTATTATAAGATGATGAGAAAGAGCAAGTTCTGTCTTTGTCCAAGTGGGTTTGAAGTTGCTAGTCCAAGGGTGGTTGAGGCGATTTACACTGGCTGTGTTCCGGTGCTCATCTCAGATCATTATGTGGCTCCATTTGGTGATGCTCTGAACTGGAAATCATTCTCTGTTGAAGTTTCAGTTAATGACATTCCAAATTTGAAAAGGATACTCATGAGCATATCTACAAGCCATTATCTAAGAATGCAAAGAAGGTTGATTCAAGTGAGGAAGCATTTTGAGTTCAACTCTCCTCCAAAGCGATTTGATGTCTTCCACATGATTTTACATTCTATATGGCTCAGAAGACTCAACGTCAGAGTTCATGATGGCCTGCCAACTTAA
- the LOC133736210 gene encoding protein TUNICAMYCIN INDUCED 1 produces MALHTLLLILLALAHFRPSSSLISTPHWNPRYPSPRAISDLKEAIVKGLGFQADDLKISGFDLRDAQVGHSVAYEFDVEVDKKVLPFKLLEDVDRWEYVDLPVFRVEDESGLVPKGKLDDGLPPVLAPFQLAGPMELWIQDAKDMRLSLPHDVDAGVLKKVVLAEGAVVTVTGARSVSLRHPLQLPLPLNRTSSGFASGLVTLAEWLRHASRTESAPLLSLRIVGPTALTAPASTSSSMNNKLKLKRLAPGLVELSSLAKTRPMSVELQNQETTILTPKYFTTVWPLASVNGSNANLLAFESLLSTVLGPKANKKGSFKLLKADVSAQTFLKIGFGVEKKVKEGDGMDWTGFPAWRTKPETVRMHFEVLAKVDGDKIVPERVVPVNPAILEDTVAPNVLSGNVSMSTTPIVQPPPNPLTL; encoded by the exons ATGGCTCTCCACACCTTGCTTTTGATCCTCTTAGCTCTTGCGCATTTTCGACCTTCTTCCTCTCTAATTTCGACCCCCCATTGGAACCCTCGCTACCCCAGCCCCAGAGCCATCTCc GATTTGAAGGAGGCGATAGTGAAGGGATTGGGATTCCAAGCCGACGATCTGAAGATATCGGGGTTTGATCTGAGGGACGCGCAGGTGGGGCATTCGGTGGCGTACGAGTTCGACGTGGAGGTAGATAAGAAGGTGCTTCCTTTCAAGCTTTTGGAGGACGTTGACCGCTGGGAGTACGTTGACCTGCCGGTATTTCGGGTCGAGGATGAAAGCGGGTTGGTCCCGAAAGGCAAATTGGACGACGGGTTGCCGCCCGTTTTGGCTCCGTTTCAGTTGGCCGGGCCCATGGAGCTGTGGATTCAGGACGCTAAAGACATGAGGCTCTCGCTTCCA CATGATGTGGATGCTGGAGTGTTGAAGAAGGTGGTTTTAGCAGAAGGGGCTGTGGTTACTGTGACAGGTGCTAGATCGGTGAGCCTAAGGCACCCTCTTCAGCTTCCATTGCCACTGAATCGGACCAGCAGTGGTTTTGCTTCTGGGCTCGTGACCCTAGCTGAATGGCTACGCCATGCTTCTAGAACTGAATCAGCTCCATTGCTGTCTCTCCGCATTGTTGGTCCAACCGCTCTTACAGCCCCTGCCTCAACTTCTTCCTCCATGAACAACAAACTCAAGCTTAAGCGGCTTGCTCCTGGCCTTGTGGAGTTGTCATCACTGGCTAAAACGAGGCCCATGTCTGTTGAGCTACAAAACCAAGAGACCACCATTTTAACTCCAAAATACTTCACAACTGTTTGGCCCCTTGCTTCTGTCAATGGGTCGAACGCCAACTTGCTGGCTTTTGAGTCACTGCTTTCGACTGTTCTTGGTCCCAAGGCAAACAAAAAAGGTTCCTTTAAATTGTTGAAGGCAGATGTGTCAGCGCAGACGTTCTTGAAGATTGGGTTTGGGGTGGAGAAGAAGGTGAAAGAAGGAGATGGGATGGACTGGACAGGTTTTCCAGCATGGAGGACAAAGCCTGAGACTGTAAGGATGCATTTCGAGGTGCTTGCTAAGGTTGATGGCGATAAAATTGTGCCAGAGAGAGTGGTTCCCGTTAACCCTGCGATCTTGGAGGACACTGTAGCACCTAATGTGCTGTCTGGGAATGTCTCCATGTCCACGACCCCCATAGTTCAACCTCCCCCTAATCCCTTAACCTTGTGA
- the LOC133736709 gene encoding uncharacterized protein LOC133736709, giving the protein METRSEQDSFNEILLFFPIMSSSFNLDPDRVLLFSASLFQSSQPPLPSKLKTPSSHRSISPVSSKPDSVAPPPHAPNPKHSRTFFNLLSYLIVYAHAYTYEYQYNMLFGLAAKMAKEPLRLLVMDSVISLFRVDVTGRGELGDRQQKLAHMLSLLIKIAEEFNVAVYMTNYV; this is encoded by the exons ATGGAAACACGGAGTGAACAGGATtcatttaatgaaattttaCTCTTTTTTCCAATTATGTCCTCATCTTTTAACCTTGACCCAGATAGGGTTTTATTATTCTCAGCTTCTCTCTTCCAGTCTTCCCAGCCTCCTCTAccgtcaaaactcaaaacaccTTCTTCCCATCGATCGATCTCTCCTGTGTCTTCAAAACCCGATTCCGTCGCTCCTCCGCCACACGCCCCAAACCCAAAGCATTCCCGGACCTTCTTCAACCTCCTTTCGTACTTG ATTGTTTATGCTCATGCATATACATATGAGTATCAGTATAATATGCTTTTTGGTCTAGCTGCAAAAATGGCTAAAGAGCCATTAAGACTTCTG GTTATGGATTCGGTGATTTCTCTCTTTCGAGTGGATGTTACTGGAAGAGGAGAACTTGGAGATCGCCAG CAAAAACTTGCACATATGCTTTCCCTTTTAATAAAGATTGCTGAGGAATTCAATGTTGCTGTCTACATGACAAACTACG TATAG
- the LOC133736704 gene encoding uncharacterized protein LOC133736704, protein MFCLTWMHLTNLTWMHLTNSLKEDLHWFSTSQTLVFSKIILSGLLVEQADVYPKSPCELEGAINWKKVQGYQVVLGIAALKLYLFYVFTVWSRIIVDVVVAILLSRISLIKQQYAWLQFLLGGSVAPMSTDDIDISNIREFLASTVLLNNVERDENLIAALASSLGKDCSGCIKNGELDQSCKKIYLCHDQFKAFVRSNLYICKWFGLSVICVQGLTLLLAIILKALGLYHYYDSDDDYTLERVSLLNCLPPCVFGNTTYGSKYDIWHVLMIIFGDYLWTMYDQPKDNILIGDIELLGVLAIFISALVLGGAHDQLFWYYKSRIMKYLKELAQVFDIKSQMETLVDYQLDTKQIYEESCINGSVTKTKEMQLKAMVIDTSLGSDLDDEAGRPVKVLTDIDQASHACLFAWRTFSIVAFLILGALLISVTHAMSIIAASFVQLSIEVDGYNNDQPLTCIAKITGMSHRIPQVQCHLLEVGRHFRLEVKLVL, encoded by the coding sequence AGCAAGCAGATGTCTATCCAAAGAGTCCGTGTGAATTGGAAGGGGCAATTAATTGGAAAAAGGTTCAAGGATATCAGGTTGTTCTTGGTATAGCAGCATTGAAGTTATACCTCTTTTATGTTTTTACTGTTTGGTCTAGAATTATCGTGGATGTGGTCGTTGCCATTTTATTGTCCAGAATATCATTGATAAAACAACAATATGCATGGCTACAATTTTTGTTAGGTGGATCAGTTGCACCGATGTCAACCGATGATATAGACATTAGTAATATTCGGGAGTTTCTTGCTTCTACCGTGCTTCTAAATAATGTGGAAAGAGATGAGAATTTAATTGCAGCTCTTGCATCGTCTCTTGGGAAAGATTGTAGTGGCTGCATTAAAAATGGTGAGCTTGATCAGTCTTGCAAGAAGATTTATCTATGTCATGATCAATTCAAAGCATTTGTAAGGTCAAACTTGTACATCTGCAAATGGTTTGGGTTGTCAGTGATATGCGTACAGGGGCTTACTTTGTTATTGGCCATAATACTCAAAGCTCTTGGGCTATATCATTATTATGATAGTGATGATGATTATACTCTTGAGAGGGTTTCACTTCTGAATTGCTTGCCTCCTTGTGTCTTTGGCAACACTACTTATGGGTCCAAATATGATATTTGGCATGTACTGATGATCATTTTTGGTGATTATTTGTGGACTATGTATGATCAACCTAAAGACAATATTCTTATTGGAGATATTGAACTACTTGGAGTGCTTGCAATTTTTATCAGTGCATTGGTCCTAGGTGGAGCTCATGATCAATTATTCTGGTATTACAAGTCAAGGATCATGAAGTACCTCAAGGAATTGGCTCAAGTCTTTGACATTAAGAGTCAAATGGAGACTCTGGTGGATTATCAATTGGATACTAAACAGATTTATGAAGAAAGCTGCATTAATGGATctgtaacaaaaacaaaagagatgCAACTCAAAGCTATGGTAATTGACACTAGCTTGGGTAGTGACTTGGATGATGAAGCAGGGAGACCAGTTAAGGTACTAACTGACATAGATCAAGCCTCTCATGCTTGTCTATTTGCATGGAGGACCTTTTCAATTGTCGCCTTTCTGATTCTGGGTGCACTGCTGATATCAGTCACACATGCAATGAGTATCATTGCTGCATCATTTGTTCAGCTCAGTATTGAGGTTGACGGGTACAACAATGATCAGCCTTTAACATGTATTGCTAAGATCACTGGTATGAGCCATCGAATTCCACAAGTACAATGTCACTTGTTGGAAGTTGGAAGACATTTCAGGCTTGAGGTCAAGCTTGTTCTTTGA
- the LOC133736706 gene encoding uncharacterized protein LOC133736706: protein MGIGGEYSKCLQDHSNCFHDHSVADSTDSKCLQNLSIAAGSDTNCRQELSADNAADSRCLQDLSLDFGGDSKCIQDLSICNACERCGLNVTSYGEEKSSFGYTKVKNSRFLQFLKPDPVLHGPIYQEKLHRETKGTTIIAWVLNQAPAVMAGFDSRITKHDELVSDTSKKFEIISPKILALGAGSYYDIKKTFNIMKYCIPNKIMRHLEVIFKLGEYARDRPVRKNVDLYTCFILGVQSEEPTLYRLDSDLDPPLEKCDGVELSGTGDLAAYEALTEETEEPVEGFHVEDTHRKVKYAFLKAALTDPSTGGIITVAYIDDDGMERMSSNTVVELYIQFYDKFRSLEDRIVFLFYDNVQKKKLSSFLG, encoded by the exons ATGGGCATTGGTGGTGAATATTCAAAATGTCTTCAGGATCATTCAAATTGTTTTCATGACCATTCAGTTGCCGATAGTACTGATTCAAAGTGTCTTCAGAATCTTTCAATTGCAGCCGGTAGTGATACAAATTGTCGTCAGGAACTTTCAGCTGACAATGCTGCTGATTCAAGGTGTCTTCAGGACCTTTCACTGGACTTTGGTGGTGATTCAAAGTGTATCCAGGACCTTTCCATTTGCAATGCTTGTGAAAGGTGTGGCTTAAATGTCACTAGCTATGGGGAAGAGAAATCGTCCTTTGGGTACACTAAAGTGAAGAACTCAAGGTTCCTTCAATTCTTGAAGCCAGATCCTGTACTCCATGGTCCGATTTATCAGGAGAAGCTACATAGAGAGACTAAAGGGACTACTATTATTGCTTGGGTTTTAAACCAAGCACCTGCTGTAATGGCTGGTTTTGATTCCAGGATCACTAAGCATGATGAACTAG tttCAGATACATCGaaaaaatttgaaatcattAGTCCAAAGATACTCGCATTAGGTGCAGGAAGCTATTATGATATTAAGAAGACATTTAATATTATGAAGTACTGCATTCCAAACAAGATTATGAGACATCTTGAAGTCATATTTAAGCTAGGAGAGTATGCTCGTGATAGGCCCGTGAGAAAGAATGTTGATTTGTATACCTGTTTTATTCTTGGTGTGCAGTCTGAG GAACCAACCCTTTATCGACTTGACAGTGACCTTGATCCTCCTTTAGAGAAATGTGATGGTGTAGAATTAAGTGGCACCGGGGATCTAGCGGCTTATGAAGCATTGACAGAAGAAACGGAGGAACCTGTGGAAGGTTTTCATGTAGAAGACACACATAGAAAAGTTAAATATGCATTTCTTAAGGCAGCTCTAACCGATCCCTCTACCGGTGGTATTATAACTG TGGCATATATTGATGATGATGGAATGGAAAGAATGTCCAGCAATACGGTTGTAGAATTGTATATACAATTCTATGACAAGTTCCGTTCTCTTGAAGACCGAATTGTGTTTCTATTTTATGATAATGTTCAAAAGAAAAAGCTTTCGTCATTTCTTGG GTGA
- the LOC133737033 gene encoding uncharacterized protein LOC133737033, which produces MQDLSIAEVAYSYAVQGRVASLTALLIVAAEKVIDSVLELRNSKSGCKEKLTIYECLIREALALGGSTTTPLRKLLLHERPASALRSCSSERWWRQEGDFATHPCSSVFWLMVMMTDQRLFVIRLQLPACIGGDKAVIQLLLKTNIDVNDADADGNSALHWILASSILSHPQQISIILLLLEHGALVRQRNKMGLTAFHIAAGNGNSKALEILLLEDPLAVQYMTEMKETPLFFAVKNGSKDCTELLLTWGANSEVLNVRGQKAIDLATSQDMRDILLNITTVSLVNQAFPNQHKCTALEVTDEDTTTERNVNSITKAEACKYFESHQGYVRGVQDGAYQSHSYAAKQLKRKIFVVGLPPSVDSDVLGKFFEEFGSVEDAVVIVTQIEKKIQSRGFGFVTFREEKSALEAMQANCVTMHERLVFRAEFEKMSPQQREQDKNFQLPLQTSNEYIMEGDNPEQGSCADRLVLGQPAACSIEPQAHVTKSSEDPSTPTWLKVFKKWFPGFLQGLLKHSKYALSSLKADFRAKFGLELDHSSVGYSKLSDFLKCFSDLCTVEIPYANVDHLVT; this is translated from the exons ATGCAGGATTTGAGCATCGCTGAGGTGGCTTATTCATACGCTGTTCAAGGGCGCGTAGCTTCTCTGACGGCTCTGCTCATCGTCGCCGCCGAGAAGGTTATCGATTCCGTGTTGGAGTTGCGTAATTCCAAATCGGGGTGCAAGGAGAAGTTGACTATCTACGAATGCCTTATAAGGGAGGCTTTGGCCCTGGGCGGCAGTACAACGACGCCGTTGAGGAAGCTCTTGCTCCACGAGAGACCTGCTTCAGCTCTTCGGAGCTGTAGTTCAGAGCGGTGGTGGAGACAAGAAGGTGACTTCGCCACTCATCCGTGCAGCTCAG TGTTCTGGCTTATGGTGATGATGACTGACCAAAGGCTCTTCGTCATTCGTCTTCAACTTCCAGCATGCATA GGAGGAGACAAAGCTGTTATCCAGCTGCTTCTGAAGACAAATATAGATGTCAATGATGCTGATGCAGATGGAAATTCTGCTCTTCATTGGATACTTGCGTCATCGATATTGTCGCATCCACAACAGAtaag TATTATATTGCTTCTTCTAGAGCATGGTGCTCTCGTAAGGCAAAGGAATAAAATGGGGTTGACAGCATTTCATATTGCTGCTGGTAATGGTAATTCCAAGGCCCTTGAG ATCCTTCTGTTGGAAGACCCGTTAGCTGTCCAATATATGACGGAAATGAAAGAAACCCCCCTCTTTTTCGCTGTGAAGAATGGGAGTAAAGACTGCACTGAGCTTCTTTTAACATGGGGAGCAAATAGTGAAGTCCTTAACGTGCG TGGGCAAAAAGCTATAGACCTGGCAACCTCTCAAGATATGCGTGACATACTGCTGAACATAACCACTGTTAGCCTCG TTAATCAGGCCTTCCCCAATCAACATAAATGTACTGCCTTAGAGGTGACAGATGAAGACACCACTACTGAAAG AAATGTTAACTCAATCACCAAGGCAGAAGCTTGTAAGTACTTTGAATCTCATCAAGGATATGTCAGAGGAGTTCAGGATGGAGCATACCAGAGTCATTCTTATGCTGCGAAACAACTCAAACGCAAAATCTTTGTTGTAGGACTTCCTCCTTCAGTGGACTCTG ATGTTTTGGGAAAGTTCTTTGAAGAGTTTGGATCAGTGGAAGATGCTGTAGTTATTGTAACTCAGATAGAAAAGAAGATACAATCTCGAGGCTTCGGTTTTGTCACATTTAGAGAGGAGAAATCTGCTTTAGAAGCCATGCAAGCGAACTGCGTCACCATGCATGAGAG ATTGGTTTTCAGAGCTGAGTTTGAGAAAATGTCACCTCAACAACGAGAACAAGATAAAAATTTTCAACTTCCACTGCAGACGTCGAACGAGTATATTATGGAAGGTGATAACCCTGAACAAGGTTCTTGCGCTGATAGATTAGTCCTTGGACAACCAGCGGCATGTTCCATTGAACCTCAAGCTCATGTGACCAAGAGCTCTGAGGACCCAAGCACTCCTACATGGCTAAAGGTTTTCAAGAAGTGGTTTCCTGGGTTCTTACAAGGTCTCCTGAAGCACTCAAAGTATGCTCTCTCTTCTCTAAAAGCTGATTTCAGGGCTAAATTTGGGTTAGAACTGGATCATTCATCTGTGGGCTACTCTAAGCTCAGTGACTTCCTGAAATGTTTCTCCGATTTATGTACCGTTGAGATTCCATATGCAAACGTAGACCACCTAGTCACATGA